The following are encoded in a window of Periplaneta americana isolate PAMFEO1 chromosome 13, P.americana_PAMFEO1_priV1, whole genome shotgun sequence genomic DNA:
- the LOC138711915 gene encoding cytochrome P450 6j1-like, which yields MAGCTLTYALYELALNPELQGRLREEITEVLTGHDQQVTYESIQQMIYLDMVVSETLLKYPVLGFLDRECLKDYELSHPSGKGTFTLPAGTGVYIPLLGIHRDPKYYPDPENFNPENFSKENKKARHKQAFLPFGDGPRQCLGYRFAYIQIKSGLINILSRYEVAPCEKTPVPLRFEPKSFILVPLDTLYLKFKRIGA from the exons ATGGCGGGCTGTACACTCACTTACGCGCTGTACGAATTAGCCCTCAACCCTGAGCTTCAAGGCAGACTAAGAGAAGAAATAACTGAAGTGTTGACTGGACATGATCAGCAAGTGACGTACGAGTCCATTCAACAGATGATCTATCTCGACATGGTGGTGTCAG AAACCCTGCTGAAGTATCCCGTTCTGGGATTCCTGGATCGTGAATGCCTCAAGGATTACGAGCTCTCCCACCCTTCTGGGAAAGGCACCTTCACGTTGCCTGCAGGCACTGGCGTGTACATCCCGCTGCTGGGTATCCACCGCGATCCCAAGTACTACCCGGATCCGGAGAACTTCAATCCGGAAAACTTCTCGAAGGAGAACAAGAAGGCGCGCCACAAACAGGCGTTCCTCCCGTTCGGAGACGGGCCGCGTCAGTGCTTAG GATATAGGTTTGCCTACATCCAGATCAAGTCTGGACTCATCAACATCCTGTCCCGTTACGAGGTAGCGCCCTGCGAGAAGACTCCTGTACCGCTGAGGTTTGAGCCCAAGTCATTCATCCTCGTGCCATTGGATACTCTGTACCTCAAGTTCAAAAGGATCGGCGCATAA